TGTTCTTATACATTGTGGACTTGAAACAGTTAATCTGGGTGGCAAATATTTTGAGTCAAAAGTTATTGTTGGGAAAGAATATAAATTAGCTCAAGAAATTTTTAGTGTAGATACTAAAAGTATTAAAAAAGAAAAATTATCATTAGAAACACCAATAGTTTTTGATAATTCTGAAATGAAATATGAAATAAATATTTTAAATTTTCAAGAAGGTATATATAACAAAGGCGATTATATATGTGAAATAGAAATCACTGAAAATGAAAAAAAAATAAATTTAGAAGAATTATTTGGTCAAGAAGGTAAATACTCTAAACTGGCTTCTAATATAATAAACTTAGTTGGTTCAAAAGAAAACTTTTCTGATTTTTACAATTGCATGACTCGCTTAAGATTTAAAATCAAAGATAAAAATAAGGTAAATGAAGATAAAATTATAAAAAATGAAAATGTTCGAGGAATCAATTGAAATGGTCAAGAACTTCAAATAATTATAGGGCAAGATGTCTACAAGGTTAAAGATGAATTAACTAAGATTTTGAATTTTCAAAATAGTGTAAACCAAGAGGACTTAGTTAAAATAAACCCATTTAACAGATTGCTAAAAAACTTTTCATCTGTTTTTATAAAAGTCGTGCCTATAACTGCGGGTATAGGTTTAATTATGGCACTAATTTCAATTTTAAGAATGCTTAATATTATGCCAGAAATAGTATTAGTTAAACCTGAAGAGGGAAGCAGTCAAATGTGAATTTTTGATCCTATGCTTAATGTGGGGTGAGTTATATTATTTATAACTGGTAGAACTTCTGCATTATTTTTAGGAATAACATTATCTGTAAGCGCATCTGTTCACTTTAAGTGAAATCCTTTACAAGGAGCGGTATTAGGTTTAATACTATGCTCTCCACTGCTTTACGGTAATGGTGGCCCAGCGATGCAAGGGCAAAGAGAGTGGGTGCTTTGAGAAATTTGGCAATCAAACGATGTAATGCTACAAAGAATTGGTAGAATATCAGTTAATATGATGAACTTAAAGGTTGGTGTTATTATATTCTCTGTTTGAATTGCATCAGAGTTTGATAAATGAATAAAAAAATGAATGCCAGTAAGTTTAGACTTATTATTTAGACCACTACTAATATTTTTAGTAATCCCATTTGCTGGATTCTTTATTTTTGGACCTATTTGAAATATTTTTGAAGGTATTTTTGGTTATATGATTGGAATTTTACTTAAAATGCCTTTAGGTATAGGCTTAGGTATTTTTGCTAGTGTTTTCCAAGCTTCTGTTATTTTTGGACTGCATACAATAATGTCAACATTCTTTTTGTTAGATGCATTAGCAAATAATATGGTCGGAAGAGTTGTAGTAATTGGAAGCATAAGTACATTTGCCCAAATTGCAGCATTAGTTGGTTTATTAATTGTCACAAAAGATAAAAAACTTAAAAAACAGGGTAGCTCATTAATTGCAGCAGGACTTTTAGGAATTACTGAACCTATTTTATATGGAGTTAACTTCCCGAAAAGAAAACCACTTTATGCAGGATGTATAGGGGCATTCTTTGGTGGATGTTTAGCAAACATATTTGATGTTACACAAAGACCTGGTGGTGGACTTGGAGTGTTTGATGTTATCGGGTTTTTCTCAGATCCTTTAATACCTGTTGAGGGATTACATGCTAATAATGTAAATGGAACACTATATTTACTATGCTGTGGTGTAACAATAGCTATATCAATATTTGTTTCAATGGCTCTTTATAAAGAAAAAACTAATGAAAAAGCACTATTTATAAAATTTTTCAACAAAATTATATTCATTAAAAAACAAGAAAATGTTTTAAATGACGAAGAAGTTATACTTGTTAAAAACTTAAAAAAAGAAATTTTATCAAATATTTCTAAGGAACAAATTAAGCAATTAAAATTACAAGAAAAAAACATTGTAAATCATCAGAAACAAGAAGCTAATTTAGAATTCTACCTTAAAAAAAATGAAATAAAAAGAGATAAATTAATGCTTCAAGGTAAAAAAGCTATGAAGAATGAAAATATTGAAAAAGCCAATAAAACAGCACTTTTAATTAAAAATTTAGATAGCTTAATTAAGCTTGAAGAATATACTTCAAAAGTATCTCTTGCAGAGGAAAAAATTAATTTTAGTTTGATTAATGAAATTTGTAATGAAATATACTTAAAAAATCTAAACTCATTTAATAAAGTTTTTCAAATTTTTGAACTTAAAAATGATATTGAAATAGACAATTATATTAAAAATATTTCACGTAATATTTTAATTCATTGAGGATATGAAAAACCAATTGAAATTAAGGAAGAAAAAAATGCTTATTTAATTGCAGCTAATTTAAAAAAAATAAAAAATCAAGAAAAGAGAAATTTGAAATGACTAAAAAAATAAAAAAATTCCCTAAAAATTTTCTATGAGGTGGAGCAACATCAGCATCTCAAATAGAAGGCGCATGGGATCAAGGCGGAAAATCAATAACTTTAACTGACTTAGAACCTTTTTTAGAAAGAAAAAATAAGACAGACACTTCATTTGTATGACATAAAACAAAAGATAATTACTATAAATCTCTTGAAAATAAGGAAGGTCTTCATTTCCCCAAAAGACATGGTATAGATTTTTTTAATCACTACAAGGAAGATATAGCCTTATTTAAGGAGATGGGACTTAAGATATATAGGATGTCTATTTCTTGAGCTAGAATATTCCCTAATGGTGATGAAGAAAAACCAAACATTGAAGGGCTTAATTTTTATAAAAATGTTCTTGAAGAGTGTAAGAAAAATGGTCTCGAAGTAATGGTGACAATAATTCACTTTGATTACCCTTTGCCAATTATGGAAAAATACCCAGCAGGTTTTGCAGATACAAAAGTGCAAGAAATGTTTATAAAATATGTTAAAGTTTTATTTGATAACTTTGCAAAATATGTAAAATATTGATTGCCAGTTAACGAAATTAATATTGCATCTTTTTTTCCAATAATTGGTCTTGGGTACTTTCCTGAAAAGGCCGCAAATCCAAAATCATTTATCGATAAGCAAAAAGTTGAAGCTTTGCATGGATTATTCTTAACTCATGCTAGGGTAGTTCAACTTTCTAAAAAGTACGAAAATATCAAAGTTGGTTGCATGGTTGCTGATATGCTAATATACCCTTATGATTGCAATCCTATAAATATAATTGAAACAATGAAAATGGAAAGAATGACAAAGTATTTTTTCTATGATGTAATAGCTGGTGGAGAATACCCAGGATACTATTTAAGAGCACTAAAGGATGCAAGCATAGATTTAAATATATCAGAGGATGACAAAAAACTTTTAAAATATAATTCCGTTGATTTTATATCTTTTAGTTACTATCAATCAAGTACACTTTCTGTTACAGATCAAAATGAAAAAGTTGGTGGAAATATAGCTGGTTGAGGAAAAAACCCATTCTTAAAAGCAACTGAATGAGGGTGACAAATTGATCCAATTGGTATTAGATATATTCTTACTAATTTATGAGAGAGATACAAAAAACCTTTATTTATTTCAGAAAATGGAATAGGTGTTATTGAATCTTTAGATGAAAATCAAACTGTAAATGATGATTATAGAATAGACTATATGCAAAAACATTTTGAACAAATTTGAGAAGCAATTGAAGATGGTGTTGATGTATTTGGGTACACTGTTTGAACACCAATTGATATAGTATCTGCAGGTACATGTGAAATGGCAAAAAGATATGGAATGATCTTTGTAGACTATGATGATTATCATAATGGAACAGGTAAGCGATACAAGAAAAAGTCTTTTTTTTGGTATAAAGATTTTATTAAAAACAATGCTTTGTAAAATTATATTCATCATTTGTTATAAAAAAGAGTTCAGCTCTATAAATTATTAAAACTTCTAACCTAATGCCTCGTAAAATCCCTGAGCTGAATTGTAGTTCAGAATTTTATGACGCATTTTTTATTTCAATTATTTTATCATCTGTTAAGTTTATAAAATTTGTTTTCTCAGATAAAAACATTATAAAAATTTATTAAAGTAGTGTCTTTTTACAAGAAGCCTATGTATAAAGCGGCACGTTTAATTATGTGTAAATTGATGTAAAAGATTATTTTTTGTCCTTTCATTTTTTGTAACTATTTCCTTTTAATTTCCTTGTAAATAACTCATCTATTTCCATTTAATTATTTGGATATAAAAAATAGCATTTGGCTTAACTACTTTATAAATACTAAAATAGTTTACTAAAGAGCATAAAATTAAAGCAAAATACATTTTTATTTGGGAAAATATTCCAGAAAGGAAACAACAGTATGGAATTAAAATTTTATGCACCTATTGATTGTGAAATTGTTAATATTGATAAATGTTCAGATCCTACATTTTCGCAAAAGTTATTGGGTGATGGTTTTTTAATAAAACCCAAAAAAGGTGATTTTTCGCTACCATTTGATGAAGCTAAAGTTGTTATGATTTTTGACACAAAACATGCTTATGGTTTTGATATTGATGGATTAGGTATTCTTATCCATTGTGGTCTTGAAACTGTTTCATTAAAAGGAAAACCCTTTATAACAACATTACAAGAAAATCAAAAAGTTATTTTAGGAGAAAAGCTTTTTGATGTTAATCTTAAATATTTAAAAGAAAAAAATATTTCTTCAGAAACACCAATAGTTTTTGATAAAAAGGTTGAAATCAAAAATTTTAAAGAAGGAAATTATAAAAAGGGTGAGTTAGTATGCTCAATAGAATTCACTGAAGAAAAAAAAGAAGTTGTAATTGAGACAATTGAAGACTTTTTTAATGCAAAAAATAAATACGAAAAAGTTGCTTTTGAAATAAATAAACTTGTTGGTTCAAAGGAAAATTACAAAGAAGTATATAATTGTATGACTAGATTAAGATTTACAATTATTGATAAATCAAAAGTTGATGAAAATGAACTTTTAAAAATAAGTTTAGTTAAACAATTAGTTTGAAATGGTAATGAACTTCAAGTTGTCATAGGACAGGAAGTTTTTAAAGTAAAAGATGAAATAGCAAATCAAAACCAATTTATTCAATCAATATCAAATTCAAATGAAAAAAAATCAGTATTTGGTTCATTTTTTCAAATGATAGGAGGTACAATGATTAGAACTATTCCAATTATGACTGGTTCAGGAATGATTCAGGCTTTAATTGCAATTCTTGTTCTTTGCAAAGTTATGCCAAATATTGTAACTTCACAAAATCCAGCACAAGGGTCAATATCGTTATTCGATCCAAATTTAAATGTTGGATGAGTTGTTTTATTTATTGCAGGAAGATCAGCAGGATTTTTTATGGGTATTGCAATATCATATACTGCTGCTGATTACTTTAAACTTAACCCAGTTTTAGGAGTTGGATTAGGTATTATTATGTGTTCACCTATTATTTTCTTAGATGGTGGACAAAATGGTATTGGATTTGAAAAAGTTTGATGGGATTTAGGAAATTTAAGTACACCAAATACACCGTTTAATAGCATTTCTAAAGTTTTTAGAATAGTACCGTTAGGAACAAAAACATTAACTTTAATACCAATAATATACATTGCTAAAAAAGTTGATGAATGAGTTAGAAAGTGAATGCCTATAACATTAGATTTATTATTTAGACCACTTATAGTATTTTTAATATCAGCTTTATTTGGTTTCTTTATAGTAACACCGAGCTGAAATTTAATTGAAGCTCTGTTAGGTGGAATATTCTTCTATCTTGCGCAAGCACCTTTAGGCATTGGTGTAGGTTTAGCTGTTGCCTTATGACAAGTTTGTGTTATTTTTGGTTTACATGCACCTCTATCGATTTTAGGTCAAATCGAATATATCGCAAATAGAGGTTGAGGATATTTATACATAGCTTCAACTCTTTCAACATGATCACAAGTTGGAGCACTAATTGGTGTTGCAATTGTTGCTAAAAATAGTTTATTAAAAAAACAAGCATGAGGAATGGTTCCTATGGGTGTTTTAGGAATAACTGAACCAATTCTTTATGGAATAATGCTTCCAAAGAGAAGACCTTTATATGCAGGTATTATGTCTGCGTTTATTTCAGGGGCTTTACTAAATTGACTAAAAGTTTCAGGAAGATTAAGTACAGGAATGGGAATATTTTCCGCATTAGGTTATTTTTCAGAACCACCCTTTGGTGGAATAGCACCTCTAGATCCATTAACAAACGGTTTACTTTATATAATGGGGTGTATTGTTGCAACAGCACTTGGTGTAGCGTTTACGATAATAATTTATAAGGAAAGAGTAGACGAAAATACTTTAATTAATAAAGTGACAAAAAAATTGATTAATAAAATTATTAAAAATAAAGATTTAGATAAAGCTTTAGTTAAAGAAGTTGAAAATCATCTAAAAAGTATTGAAAAAATTTATTCAGCTGATGAAATTAAGTTTTTAAAACAACAAGAAAAAATAATTCAAGAATACTTGAGAATGCAAACAGCAATTAATAATAAAATTGTAAAAAATGATGAAAAAATTGAAAAACTTTTTGCAAAAGGCAAAAAAGCGATAAAAAATAATAATCAAACAAAAGCTTTAGAAATTAAATCACAAATAGACACACTATCTATGTTAGATTTAAGTGAAGATGAAAAAATAAAAGATTTGCAAAGACAAAAAATTGATTTTGATGGAATTAATAAATTGAAAAAAGAAAAAATAAATTACATTGAAGAATTGTTGGCATTTGTTGAGGAAAAACAAATCTTAGATTTAAATCAGTTTAAAGAAGAATATTTTGATGGAACGAATAGTTTATTAAAAAACTATGGAATTTAAAACAAAAGAGCACTGCTCTTTTTTTGGTAAAATACTTTTTTTCCGTAAAAGTATTTTACAACTTGTTAAATGAAATAGAAAATTTCTTAATAAATTAAGATAATTAATTTATCAAGATTAAACTTGATAAAAAGGAGTAAATATGAACAAATTTCCAAAGAATTTTTTATGAGGAGCATCAACAAGTGCATATCAAGTAGAAGGTTGCATAACTGAAGGTGGAAAAGTTCCTTCAACAATGGATTTATATGGTGATAAACCTAATTATCCAAAAGGCATAACTGGTTTTAAAGAAGCTAGTGAGCACTATAAAAATTGAAAAATAGACGTTGAAATGATGGCAAAAATGGGTTTAAAATCTTATAGATTTTCAATTTCTTGACCAAGAATAATTAAAAATTCAAAAGGTGAAATAAATCCAGAAGGAATTAAATTTTATAACAACTTGATAGATGAGTTGTTAAAAAATAAAATTGAACCAGTTGTAACTATGTTTCACTTTGATATTCCACTGTTTGTAATGGAAGATGGTGGAGTTCATGGTGAAAACTTTGTAAAACATTTTGAACTGTATGCTGAAGTTTTACTTAAAAATTTTGGTTCAAAAATAAACTATTGATTAACAATAAATGAACTAAATGTTTTAGTAATGATGGCAGCAGGATTTGAAGTTTTAGAAAAACAAGATTTTACAAATCAATTAAAAGTTTTACATAATTTAAACCTAGCGCAAGCAAAAGCAATAATAAAAT
This window of the Mesoplasma chauliocola genome carries:
- a CDS encoding PTS glucose transporter subunit IIABC; amino-acid sequence: MELKFYAPIDCEIVNIDKCSDPTFSQKLLGDGFLIKPKKGDFSLPFDEAKVVMIFDTKHAYGFDIDGLGILIHCGLETVSLKGKPFITTLQENQKVILGEKLFDVNLKYLKEKNISSETPIVFDKKVEIKNFKEGNYKKGELVCSIEFTEEKKEVVIETIEDFFNAKNKYEKVAFEINKLVGSKENYKEVYNCMTRLRFTIIDKSKVDENELLKISLVKQLVWNGNELQVVIGQEVFKVKDEIANQNQFIQSISNSNEKKSVFGSFFQMIGGTMIRTIPIMTGSGMIQALIAILVLCKVMPNIVTSQNPAQGSISLFDPNLNVGWVVLFIAGRSAGFFMGIAISYTAADYFKLNPVLGVGLGIIMCSPIIFLDGGQNGIGFEKVWWDLGNLSTPNTPFNSISKVFRIVPLGTKTLTLIPIIYIAKKVDEWVRKWMPITLDLLFRPLIVFLISALFGFFIVTPSWNLIEALLGGIFFYLAQAPLGIGVGLAVALWQVCVIFGLHAPLSILGQIEYIANRGWGYLYIASTLSTWSQVGALIGVAIVAKNSLLKKQAWGMVPMGVLGITEPILYGIMLPKRRPLYAGIMSAFISGALLNWLKVSGRLSTGMGIFSALGYFSEPPFGGIAPLDPLTNGLLYIMGCIVATALGVAFTIIIYKERVDENTLINKVTKKLINKIIKNKDLDKALVKEVENHLKSIEKIYSADEIKFLKQQEKIIQEYLRMQTAINNKIVKNDEKIEKLFAKGKKAIKNNNQTKALEIKSQIDTLSMLDLSEDEKIKDLQRQKIDFDGINKLKKEKINYIEELLAFVEEKQILDLNQFKEEYFDGTNSLLKNYGI
- a CDS encoding glucose PTS transporter subunit IIA yields the protein MKIKIYAPVDCEALNIEKCSDPTFSQKMLGEGILLIPKSDKFVLPFESAKSVLVFDTKHAYGFEINGINVLIHCGLETVNLGGKYFESKVIVGKEYKLAQEIFSVDTKSIKKEKLSLETPIVFDNSEMKYEINILNFQEGIYNKGDYICEIEITENEKKINLEELFGQEGKYSKLASNIINLVGSKENFSDFYNCMTRLRFKIKDKNKVNEDKIIKNENVRGINWNGQELQIIIGQDVYKVKDELTKILNFQNSVNQEDLVKINPFNRLLKNFSSVFIKVVPITAGIGLIMALISILRMLNIMPEIVLVKPEEGSSQMWIFDPMLNVGWVILFITGRTSALFLGITLSVSASVHFKWNPLQGAVLGLILCSPLLYGNGGPAMQGQREWVLWEIWQSNDVMLQRIGRISVNMMNLKVGVIIFSVWIASEFDKWIKKWMPVSLDLLFRPLLIFLVIPFAGFFIFGPIWNIFEGIFGYMIGILLKMPLGIGLGIFASVFQASVIFGLHTIMSTFFLLDALANNMVGRVVVIGSISTFAQIAALVGLLIVTKDKKLKKQGSSLIAAGLLGITEPILYGVNFPKRKPLYAGCIGAFFGGCLANIFDVTQRPGGGLGVFDVIGFFSDPLIPVEGLHANNVNGTLYLLCCGVTIAISIFVSMALYKEKTNEKALFIKFFNKIIFIKKQENVLNDEEVILVKNLKKEILSNISKEQIKQLKLQEKNIVNHQKQEANLEFYLKKNEIKRDKLMLQGKKAMKNENIEKANKTALLIKNLDSLIKLEEYTSKVSLAEEKINFSLINEICNEIYLKNLNSFNKVFQIFELKNDIEIDNYIKNISRNILIHWGYEKPIEIKEEKNAYLIAANLKKIKNQEKRNLKWLKK
- a CDS encoding glycoside hydrolase family 1 protein, coding for MTKKIKKFPKNFLWGGATSASQIEGAWDQGGKSITLTDLEPFLERKNKTDTSFVWHKTKDNYYKSLENKEGLHFPKRHGIDFFNHYKEDIALFKEMGLKIYRMSISWARIFPNGDEEKPNIEGLNFYKNVLEECKKNGLEVMVTIIHFDYPLPIMEKYPAGFADTKVQEMFIKYVKVLFDNFAKYVKYWLPVNEINIASFFPIIGLGYFPEKAANPKSFIDKQKVEALHGLFLTHARVVQLSKKYENIKVGCMVADMLIYPYDCNPINIIETMKMERMTKYFFYDVIAGGEYPGYYLRALKDASIDLNISEDDKKLLKYNSVDFISFSYYQSSTLSVTDQNEKVGGNIAGWGKNPFLKATEWGWQIDPIGIRYILTNLWERYKKPLFISENGIGVIESLDENQTVNDDYRIDYMQKHFEQIWEAIEDGVDVFGYTVWTPIDIVSAGTCEMAKRYGMIFVDYDDYHNGTGKRYKKKSFFWYKDFIKNNAL